A stretch of Candidatus Hydrogenedentota bacterium DNA encodes these proteins:
- the fliS gene encoding flagellar export chaperone FliS, with product MATSTAGYGVYKKVDVETASQGKLIVMMFNGAIQRAEEARRQLDRGSVEGVHNNLIRAQDILGELRGALNMNAGELARNLDRLYEYFQHLLIMANIRKQTAPIEECIQHMTAMRDTWKELFETIAKEEKPAAPQINPHGAAVMNIQG from the coding sequence ATGGCCACGTCAACAGCCGGATATGGCGTATACAAGAAAGTGGATGTTGAAACGGCTTCGCAAGGCAAGCTGATCGTGATGATGTTCAACGGGGCCATCCAGCGCGCCGAAGAGGCCCGGCGGCAGTTGGATCGCGGCAGCGTCGAGGGCGTTCACAACAACCTCATACGCGCCCAGGACATCCTCGGCGAGCTGCGCGGCGCGCTAAATATGAACGCGGGGGAACTGGCCCGGAATCTCGACCGGCTCTACGAATATTTTCAGCACCTTCTGATTATGGCCAACATCCGCAAGCAGACGGCGCCCATCGAGGAATGCATCCAGCACATGACCGCGATGCGCGACACATGGAAGGAACTCTTCGAGACAATCGCCAAGGAGGAAAAGCCCGCCGCGCCGCAGATCAACCCGCACGGGGCGGCCGTGATGAACATTCAGGGGTGA
- the pgsA gene encoding CDP-diacylglycerol--glycerol-3-phosphate 3-phosphatidyltransferase — MNLPNRLTLARFVMALGFVALMSLHHYYTFLAAYVVFTAAAITDYYDGKIARARGLITNFGKLLDPVADKVLVVGALIMLMDVPCLWIPGWTVVAIIAREFLITGARALAASDGLVIGANWWGKTKTVTQLVFVFIFLFLAIVAQVWERYEAALAPATRYLDTYLAAVRYASLCAIVLVACITIYSGAQFLYANWRAIQGGGQS; from the coding sequence ATGAATCTTCCCAACCGGTTGACATTGGCGCGTTTCGTGATGGCGTTGGGGTTCGTGGCCCTGATGTCGCTGCATCACTATTACACTTTTCTGGCTGCCTATGTGGTGTTTACCGCGGCGGCGATAACGGATTATTACGACGGTAAAATCGCTCGGGCACGCGGGCTGATAACGAATTTCGGCAAATTGCTGGACCCGGTGGCGGACAAGGTGCTGGTCGTCGGGGCGCTCATCATGTTGATGGACGTTCCGTGCCTGTGGATTCCGGGCTGGACTGTCGTGGCGATAATCGCGCGCGAATTTCTCATCACCGGCGCGCGTGCGCTGGCGGCCAGCGACGGATTGGTCATCGGGGCGAATTGGTGGGGCAAGACCAAAACCGTCACCCAACTGGTCTTCGTGTTCATATTTTTGTTCCTTGCGATTGTCGCGCAGGTATGGGAACGGTACGAGGCGGCGCTGGCGCCGGCCACGCGCTATCTAGACACATACCTTGCCGCGGTTCGTTACGCCTCGCTGTGCGCGATCGTGCTGGTGGCCTGCATAACCATCTATTCCGGCGCGCAATTCCTGTACGCCAATTGGCGCGCCATTCAAGGGGGAGGGCAATCATGA
- the alr gene encoding alanine racemase: MSDTSSSRAIVDLGAYAHNLRLVRQIIPADCQIMAIMKANAYGHGAVPLAHRAIAEGASMLGVAMVDEAIVLRENGIKAPILVLVQPPEDALPALIEYNLRPMLSDVRAAERLGELARKANKMIPVHCKVDSGMGRQGFELDEAVRNMLFLTRVPNIDIEGVATHFPVADLPDNPFTLNQIRQFKQVLRQLDKEGIPYEIAHAANSAAILNYPSSAFGMVRPGLMTYGAWPGETPPASSPLKPVLRWETQVILVKELEAGASVGYGRTYTAPEASRVAILPVGYADGYKHSLSNKADVLIRGKRCPVRGSVCMDQIVADVSALKHVEAGDTATLIGTDGDETITVEELARHAQSIPYDILAGIGTRVQRKYIE, encoded by the coding sequence ATGAGCGACACATCGTCATCGCGGGCCATAGTGGACCTTGGCGCCTACGCGCATAACCTGAGGCTTGTCCGCCAGATTATTCCGGCGGATTGCCAGATCATGGCCATCATGAAAGCCAACGCCTACGGCCACGGCGCGGTTCCCCTCGCCCACCGCGCCATCGCGGAAGGCGCATCCATGCTGGGCGTGGCCATGGTGGACGAGGCGATCGTGTTGCGCGAAAACGGCATAAAGGCGCCGATTCTCGTGTTGGTGCAGCCGCCCGAAGATGCGCTTCCGGCCCTCATCGAATACAACCTGCGCCCGATGTTGTCCGACGTGCGGGCCGCCGAACGGCTCGGCGAACTCGCGCGCAAAGCCAACAAAATGATCCCCGTCCACTGCAAGGTGGATTCCGGCATGGGCCGCCAGGGCTTCGAACTCGACGAGGCCGTGCGCAACATGCTGTTTTTAACCCGTGTGCCGAACATAGACATCGAGGGCGTGGCGACGCATTTTCCCGTGGCCGACCTGCCGGACAATCCCTTCACCCTGAACCAAATCCGGCAATTCAAGCAGGTGCTGCGGCAACTCGACAAAGAAGGCATCCCCTACGAAATCGCCCATGCCGCCAACAGCGCGGCCATTCTGAATTACCCTTCCAGCGCGTTCGGCATGGTGCGGCCGGGATTGATGACCTACGGGGCGTGGCCGGGCGAAACACCGCCCGCTTCCTCACCGCTCAAACCTGTCCTGAGATGGGAAACGCAGGTCATTCTCGTGAAGGAACTCGAAGCCGGCGCAAGCGTCGGGTACGGCCGAACCTACACGGCCCCGGAAGCCTCGCGCGTCGCCATTCTGCCTGTCGGATACGCCGACGGCTACAAGCACAGTTTGTCGAACAAGGCCGATGTCCTTATCCGCGGCAAGCGCTGCCCGGTCCGCGGAAGTGTTTGCATGGATCAAATTGTGGCCGACGTGTCCGCGCTCAAGCATGTCGAGGCCGGCGATACCGCCACCCTGATTGGCACGGACGGCGACGAAACCATTACCGTCGAGGAACTCGCGCGGCACGCCCAGAGCATCCCCTACGACATTCTTGCCGGCATCGGCACGCGCGTCCAGCGAAAATACATCGAATAA
- the fliD gene encoding flagellar filament capping protein FliD — MSSSFSVGGLMTGLDTGSIVSQLMAIERQPVTRLQNQIKALNSQKSAIGELRTQLQTLRAKIQDFRLLGVFSQYTATTSDNKVLTASISGPNPVVGSYAVNVTQMASATVATGSSAMGQAINPGAVLSSSGMTTAVTAGTFTINGVSITVDPATQTLNQVLTAINASGAGVTASYNALTDKITFENSTPGNTAIINFGADDDTSNFLSAIHVTEATQSTSGGGSTVATSTRNLGAIDSAKLLNQVSFANGAITAGTFKINGVTISVDPAADTMLDVVQRINDSGAQVSASYDGTTDSLRFVAKTLGSRTISFTAGTSNFLSVTNLVSPTQTAGSDVQFTINGGPVQTRNTNEVSDAIGGVTLRLLSTGTSTVTIAADDDKIVESVNSFITSFNESVDKIVALTAKDGTLANDATIKEIKATLQTLVFGSVSGISGSYKSLIDLGITTGDTFDAGTTSHLQLKEDTLREALRTARLNVQNVFYNTGTTGVADQLYAYLDSITKVGGFLNDRAKSNGSIDRQVQDINARIDRLNASIAKKETRLKKQFAALEQFSSQMQSQSTAITALSKYDW, encoded by the coding sequence ATGTCGAGTTCGTTCAGTGTCGGCGGCCTCATGACGGGGTTGGACACAGGCAGTATTGTCAGCCAGCTTATGGCCATTGAGCGCCAGCCCGTGACCCGTCTACAGAATCAAATCAAAGCCCTCAATTCCCAGAAAAGCGCCATCGGAGAACTGCGCACGCAACTCCAGACCTTGCGCGCGAAAATTCAGGATTTCCGTCTTCTGGGTGTATTTTCGCAATATACGGCGACTACAAGCGACAACAAAGTGCTTACGGCCTCCATATCGGGGCCCAACCCCGTCGTCGGATCCTATGCCGTGAACGTGACGCAAATGGCCAGCGCCACCGTCGCGACCGGCAGCAGCGCGATGGGGCAAGCCATCAATCCCGGCGCGGTCCTGTCGTCGAGCGGAATGACCACGGCGGTGACGGCCGGAACCTTCACCATCAACGGCGTTTCCATTACGGTCGATCCCGCGACGCAGACGCTCAATCAAGTGTTGACGGCCATCAATGCCAGCGGCGCGGGCGTTACGGCTTCCTACAACGCGCTCACGGACAAAATTACTTTTGAAAACAGCACGCCGGGTAACACGGCAATCATCAATTTCGGGGCCGACGACGACACCAGCAACTTCCTCTCGGCCATCCATGTGACGGAAGCCACTCAGAGCACAAGCGGCGGCGGTTCGACGGTCGCGACGAGCACACGGAACCTTGGGGCTATTGATAGTGCAAAATTGCTGAACCAGGTTTCCTTCGCCAACGGCGCGATCACAGCGGGCACATTCAAAATCAACGGTGTAACAATTTCGGTGGATCCCGCCGCCGACACCATGCTCGATGTTGTGCAGCGCATTAACGATTCCGGCGCGCAAGTGAGCGCAAGTTACGACGGCACAACGGATTCGCTGCGATTCGTGGCCAAGACGCTGGGTAGCCGCACCATCAGTTTCACGGCGGGAACGAGCAATTTCCTGTCGGTAACGAACCTCGTTTCGCCGACGCAAACGGCGGGCAGCGACGTCCAGTTTACCATCAACGGCGGGCCCGTGCAGACCCGAAACACCAACGAGGTGTCGGACGCCATCGGCGGCGTGACGCTTAGGCTGCTGAGCACGGGTACGAGCACAGTGACGATTGCGGCGGACGACGACAAAATCGTCGAAAGCGTCAATTCGTTCATCACGTCGTTCAACGAGTCCGTGGACAAGATTGTGGCGTTGACGGCCAAGGACGGCACGCTGGCCAACGACGCGACCATCAAAGAAATCAAGGCCACGCTGCAAACACTGGTTTTTGGATCGGTGTCGGGCATCAGCGGTTCGTACAAGTCCCTGATTGACCTGGGCATCACGACCGGCGACACGTTCGACGCGGGCACGACGTCGCATCTGCAACTGAAGGAGGACACCCTGCGCGAGGCATTGCGCACCGCGCGGCTCAACGTGCAGAATGTGTTCTACAACACCGGAACGACGGGTGTCGCCGACCAGTTGTATGCCTATCTGGACAGCATCACCAAAGTGGGTGGATTCCTGAACGACCGGGCGAAATCCAACGGAAGCATTGACCGGCAAGTCCAGGACATCAATGCCCGAATAGATCGTTTGAACGCATCCATCGCGAAGAAGGAAACGCGATTGAAAAAACAGTTTGCGGCGCTCGAACAATTCTCCTCGCAAATGCAATCGCAAAGCACGGCAATTACCGCCTTGTCGAAATACGATTGGTGA
- a CDS encoding PilZ domain-containing protein translates to MTGKYDENRRESDRMKVRFKVSVSIDEPAHGRTLIAPAIVHDISRGGLLIETRQTLSPGQRVSVSIPTEICPDRLSLPRALSGHADVVHARHGAGHRSHAGLRFGESLRHLPEFAAFLDYLSMSPEPLLA, encoded by the coding sequence ATGACCGGCAAGTATGACGAAAACCGGCGCGAATCCGATCGCATGAAGGTTCGTTTCAAGGTTTCCGTGTCCATTGATGAACCGGCGCACGGGCGCACATTGATTGCCCCCGCCATCGTTCACGACATTTCGCGTGGCGGCCTGCTCATTGAGACGCGGCAGACTCTCTCTCCGGGCCAGCGCGTTTCCGTGTCCATTCCTACGGAGATTTGCCCCGATCGTTTGTCGCTTCCGCGGGCCTTGAGCGGGCATGCGGACGTGGTGCATGCGCGGCATGGCGCCGGGCATCGTTCGCACGCGGGATTGCGCTTTGGCGAGTCGTTGCGGCATTTGCCCGAATTCGCGGCTTTTCTCGATTATCTGAGCATGTCGCCCGAGCCGCTTCTTGCCTGA
- a CDS encoding tetratricopeptide repeat protein: MPSIKVWALGMAAVFAMLFSVVAAAVPAKGEQVPSFRALDIRGQEVDLDTIMGNKPDLVILFFFTTSTGEEIAVKLRRLDALYKEKLRIVAIGWKEDEPALKKFADDLAIDYYIIKDTPELGSEKNFGPFTTLPLTFILTNKKVVLKSLVGSGKAEADVISDVANVYFQQRKTEQAKAVAEVAIEAGEDPKVARNVKGFALAAEGKLDEAQAEFGQIDSKEGLAMVALEKGDAAKAIELASAADPGNAYAETVKGTALMRTGKLDEAQAAFNAAAAKPAEDWQKAEAVNGAGRIAQEKGDVDTAIKKYQESVALDPYNVVALSNEGAAYRQKGDLKKAEEVLSKAQEIRDDGMVKAMLQQIQKEMKEANDVKRGELIRSQINDLKARYEALKASGKEKPLDEWSTRPMVLAFLPSTSEQTAFFDRAGTDVVLQREIEARVQADGRVKLVERAVLDKLLQELNLGSSDLAKQDTQLQLGKVMSARMLGFIDFATLGADTIMYIRLIDTETTSIAAQIKRSVKDLSNLDALVDGVVQEIVKKAAEDRQMQGLIADASADDAVIINLGKAHGAKPGQKFMVVKEGEPIEAGGKVIAHREAKVAMLEVTSVEDEYAICKVVKKEEGVQLTKEMRIKQTMTQ, from the coding sequence ATGCCAAGCATAAAAGTATGGGCGTTGGGAATGGCGGCCGTGTTCGCCATGCTGTTTTCGGTTGTGGCGGCGGCGGTGCCGGCAAAGGGCGAACAGGTGCCGAGTTTTAGGGCGCTGGACATTCGGGGCCAGGAAGTGGATTTGGACACCATAATGGGGAACAAGCCCGATCTGGTCATTTTGTTCTTTTTCACGACCAGCACGGGGGAAGAAATTGCCGTGAAGTTGCGCCGCCTGGATGCGCTTTACAAGGAGAAACTGCGGATTGTCGCCATCGGCTGGAAAGAAGACGAACCCGCCCTGAAAAAATTCGCCGACGATCTGGCCATTGACTATTACATCATCAAAGACACTCCGGAACTCGGATCAGAAAAGAATTTCGGGCCATTCACCACGCTGCCGCTGACGTTCATTTTGACGAATAAGAAGGTGGTGTTGAAATCGCTGGTCGGCAGCGGCAAGGCGGAGGCGGACGTCATCAGCGACGTGGCGAATGTCTATTTCCAGCAACGCAAGACCGAACAAGCCAAGGCCGTGGCCGAAGTCGCCATCGAGGCCGGCGAAGATCCCAAGGTTGCGCGCAACGTAAAGGGGTTTGCGCTGGCTGCCGAAGGCAAACTGGATGAAGCCCAGGCGGAATTCGGCCAGATTGACTCGAAAGAAGGACTCGCCATGGTTGCGCTGGAAAAAGGCGATGCGGCCAAAGCCATCGAATTGGCCAGCGCCGCGGACCCCGGCAACGCCTACGCCGAAACCGTCAAAGGCACGGCGCTGATGCGGACCGGCAAACTGGACGAGGCCCAAGCGGCCTTTAACGCGGCGGCGGCCAAACCTGCCGAGGATTGGCAGAAGGCCGAAGCGGTCAACGGCGCGGGACGCATCGCGCAGGAAAAGGGCGATGTGGACACCGCCATTAAAAAGTACCAGGAATCGGTCGCCTTGGATCCCTACAACGTGGTGGCGCTGAGCAACGAGGGCGCCGCATATCGCCAGAAAGGCGATCTCAAGAAGGCCGAGGAAGTGCTCTCGAAAGCGCAGGAAATTCGGGACGACGGCATGGTCAAGGCCATGCTGCAACAAATACAAAAAGAAATGAAGGAAGCCAACGACGTCAAGCGCGGTGAACTGATTCGATCGCAGATCAACGATCTCAAGGCACGCTACGAGGCGCTCAAGGCGTCCGGAAAGGAAAAGCCCCTCGATGAGTGGTCCACGCGCCCGATGGTGCTGGCGTTCCTGCCGTCAACGTCCGAGCAAACCGCCTTCTTCGATCGCGCCGGCACAGATGTTGTCCTGCAGCGTGAAATTGAGGCAAGGGTGCAGGCCGACGGCCGCGTGAAACTCGTCGAACGCGCCGTCCTTGACAAACTTCTCCAAGAATTGAACCTGGGCTCATCGGATCTGGCGAAACAGGATACCCAATTGCAACTCGGCAAGGTCATGTCGGCCCGCATGCTCGGTTTTATTGATTTTGCGACGCTGGGCGCCGACACAATCATGTATATCCGTCTAATTGACACGGAGACCACTTCGATCGCGGCGCAAATCAAGCGCAGCGTGAAGGACCTATCGAATCTCGACGCTCTGGTGGACGGCGTCGTGCAGGAGATTGTCAAGAAAGCCGCCGAGGATCGTCAGATGCAGGGGTTGATTGCGGATGCGTCGGCCGACGATGCGGTGATTATCAACCTCGGCAAGGCGCACGGCGCAAAGCCGGGCCAAAAATTCATGGTCGTCAAGGAAGGCGAACCCATCGAGGCCGGCGGAAAGGTTATCGCGCATCGCGAGGCAAAGGTCGCCATGCTGGAAGTCACCAGCGTGGAAGACGAATACGCCATCTGCAAAGTGGTCAAGAAGGAAGAGGGCGTGCAACTCACCAAGGAAATGCGAATCAAACAGACTATGACGCAGTAA
- a CDS encoding alkaline phosphatase family protein → MARRISLVMLAWLAIAVAVSASLFFKGSNGPFLPVLAQGAEQVSASNGGRVVILGFDGVEPSIVDAMLSAGKLPNLAKLLDNGGSYQRLASSNPPQSPTAWSSFATCKNPGNHGVYDFLRRNPNNYLPGLGFGAMKQPELAPDGSLASPAAFTNYRKGETFWAVAGAAGLATKLLVVPFAYPVERIAGGTMLCGLDVPDIRGTQSTYFAMSDRFEHVESVPGGVRLPIKFEGGAATVMVPGIRNPATRQFVEVPLKLMHDRESRAVAFDLAGTTAKLAENTWSEWLEWTFELSPQFSVRAISRLHVLEAGEHVRLYMTCLQMHPRAPLAPISNPDDYAGQLADRYGLYKTVGWRFDTKSLQQDDMTEDVFLEDARQTMAWQETLTLDEITISPFRLMVSAWTATDRVAHMFWRYRDPKHPLYNEEGAKKYGGAVEETYAKMDDIVGKVSAKLGPDDLLMVMSDHGFHSFRKGFSINTWLIRNGYLAVKDQSDAATAFTNAKYLEAFDWSRSKSYGLGLGSIFLNLKGREGQGIVAPEESAALLAEIRQKLLDVKDHETGDSVFRAVYIKADVYKGAAEADAPDLQVGYADGYQTDKASAAGAAPKDLFSPNDDKWSGEHAASDVADTPGILFANRPMEPNAAIIDLGVTALAFLNVKPPDDFEGKPLIK, encoded by the coding sequence ATGGCACGACGTATCAGCCTTGTGATGTTGGCTTGGTTGGCCATCGCGGTTGCGGTAAGCGCCAGCCTGTTTTTCAAAGGGTCCAATGGCCCCTTTCTTCCCGTCTTGGCACAAGGCGCGGAACAGGTGTCGGCGTCCAATGGCGGCCGGGTCGTGATTCTCGGATTCGATGGCGTCGAGCCGTCCATCGTGGATGCGATGTTGTCGGCGGGGAAACTGCCGAATCTGGCGAAATTGCTCGACAACGGCGGCTCCTACCAGCGGCTGGCGTCCAGCAATCCCCCCCAATCGCCGACGGCGTGGTCGTCGTTTGCCACGTGTAAAAATCCCGGGAATCACGGTGTCTACGATTTTCTGCGGCGCAATCCCAACAATTATCTGCCGGGTCTGGGATTTGGCGCCATGAAACAGCCGGAACTCGCGCCGGACGGATCGCTGGCGTCGCCGGCCGCATTCACCAATTACCGCAAAGGCGAGACGTTCTGGGCGGTGGCCGGCGCGGCGGGGCTTGCGACCAAATTGCTGGTCGTGCCGTTTGCCTATCCCGTTGAACGCATTGCCGGCGGAACGATGCTTTGCGGTCTCGATGTTCCGGACATTCGCGGCACGCAAAGCACCTATTTCGCCATGTCGGATCGTTTCGAGCACGTGGAGAGTGTTCCCGGCGGCGTGCGGCTCCCTATCAAGTTCGAGGGTGGCGCGGCAACGGTCATGGTCCCCGGTATTCGCAATCCCGCGACCCGGCAATTCGTCGAAGTCCCGCTCAAACTCATGCACGACCGCGAAAGCCGGGCGGTTGCGTTCGATCTGGCCGGAACGACGGCGAAACTAGCCGAGAATACATGGTCCGAATGGCTGGAATGGACGTTCGAGTTGTCCCCGCAATTCAGCGTGCGCGCGATCAGCCGACTGCACGTGCTCGAAGCCGGCGAACATGTGCGCCTCTACATGACCTGCCTTCAAATGCACCCGCGCGCGCCGCTGGCGCCCATCAGCAATCCCGATGATTATGCCGGGCAACTGGCGGACCGTTACGGCCTGTACAAGACGGTCGGATGGCGCTTCGACACAAAAAGCCTGCAACAGGACGATATGACGGAAGACGTGTTCCTGGAAGACGCGCGGCAGACCATGGCATGGCAGGAAACGCTCACCCTGGATGAGATAACGATCAGCCCGTTCCGGCTGATGGTTTCCGCATGGACCGCCACCGACCGCGTCGCGCACATGTTCTGGCGCTACCGCGATCCGAAACATCCGCTTTACAACGAGGAAGGCGCGAAAAAATACGGCGGGGCCGTCGAGGAAACCTATGCCAAGATGGACGACATCGTGGGAAAGGTCTCGGCGAAACTCGGCCCGGACGATTTGCTGATGGTCATGTCCGACCACGGATTCCATAGTTTCCGCAAAGGATTCAGCATCAATACCTGGCTAATCCGCAACGGGTATCTCGCCGTCAAGGATCAGTCGGACGCGGCGACGGCCTTCACGAACGCCAAATATCTCGAAGCCTTCGACTGGTCGCGCAGCAAGTCCTACGGGCTGGGCCTCGGCAGCATTTTCCTCAATCTCAAGGGACGCGAGGGACAGGGCATTGTCGCTCCAGAGGAATCCGCGGCGCTGCTCGCCGAAATCCGCCAAAAACTTCTGGACGTCAAGGATCACGAAACGGGCGACAGCGTGTTTCGCGCGGTGTACATAAAGGCCGATGTGTACAAAGGGGCCGCGGAGGCCGACGCGCCGGATCTGCAAGTCGGCTATGCGGACGGCTACCAGACAGACAAGGCGTCGGCGGCGGGAGCCGCGCCGAAAGACCTGTTCTCGCCCAACGACGACAAGTGGAGCGGCGAGCATGCCGCGTCGGATGTGGCGGACACGCCCGGCATCCTTTTCGCCAACCGTCCCATGGAACCCAATGCCGCCATCATCGATCTCGGCGTGACCGCGCTTGCGTTTCTCAACGTGAAACCGCCGGACGATTTCGAAGGGAAACCGCTGATCAAATAA